From the Pseudomonas putida genome, one window contains:
- the hisD gene encoding histidinol dehydrogenase, producing MAEWIKKAKPTEQQVAANDKVKSDVSRILLDIEKRGDAAVRELSMQFDGWDRTDYRLSPAEIQECMNKLTDRERDDILFAQAQVRRFADAQRASMLDCEIETIPGVVLGHKHIPVSAAGCYVPGGKYPLLASAHMSIVTAKSAGVRNITTAAPPFQGKPAPYIVAAQYLAGADSIYCLGGIQAVGAMAIGTQNIDPVDIIVGPGNAYVAEAKRQLFGRVGIDLFAGPTETLLITDDSVDGELCATDLLGQAEHGKDSPAVMLTTSRELAEDTLKEIARLLELLPTSAIASEAWENFGEIILCESFEEMVKFSDEYASEHVQIMTRDDGYFVQNLENYGALFVGARTNVSYGDKVIGTNHTLPTNKAARYTGGLWVGKYIKTCTYQRVLTDEASALIGEYCSRLCLMEGFVGHAEQANIRVRRYGKKDVPFGAPAL from the coding sequence ATGGCTGAGTGGATCAAAAAGGCGAAACCTACGGAACAGCAAGTAGCCGCCAATGACAAGGTAAAGTCGGACGTCTCCCGCATTCTCCTGGATATTGAGAAGCGCGGTGATGCCGCTGTTCGCGAGCTGTCGATGCAGTTCGATGGCTGGGATCGCACTGATTACCGGCTGAGTCCAGCGGAGATTCAGGAGTGCATGAACAAACTGACTGATCGAGAGCGCGACGATATTCTCTTCGCTCAAGCTCAAGTACGTCGCTTTGCTGATGCTCAACGCGCCTCGATGCTCGATTGCGAAATTGAGACTATTCCAGGTGTGGTTCTGGGCCACAAGCACATACCGGTCAGCGCTGCCGGCTGCTACGTACCTGGTGGCAAGTATCCTTTGCTGGCCTCCGCTCACATGTCGATCGTCACCGCCAAGTCGGCAGGTGTTCGCAACATCACTACTGCTGCTCCTCCTTTCCAAGGTAAGCCGGCGCCCTACATCGTGGCTGCCCAATACCTGGCAGGTGCAGACTCGATCTACTGCCTTGGCGGGATCCAAGCTGTAGGCGCAATGGCTATCGGCACCCAAAACATTGACCCGGTGGATATCATCGTGGGCCCAGGCAACGCATATGTGGCTGAGGCCAAGCGTCAACTGTTCGGTCGTGTGGGCATCGACCTGTTCGCAGGCCCGACTGAAACGTTGCTGATTACTGATGACAGCGTTGACGGTGAGCTGTGTGCGACCGACCTGCTGGGCCAAGCGGAGCACGGCAAAGACTCTCCCGCCGTCATGCTGACGACATCCCGCGAACTGGCCGAGGACACTCTGAAGGAAATCGCACGCCTTCTGGAGCTGCTGCCGACCTCTGCTATTGCCTCGGAGGCATGGGAGAACTTCGGTGAAATCATCCTCTGTGAGTCCTTTGAGGAAATGGTCAAGTTCTCGGACGAGTATGCTTCTGAACACGTACAGATCATGACCCGTGATGACGGCTATTTCGTCCAGAACCTGGAAAACTATGGCGCGCTGTTCGTGGGCGCCCGCACCAATGTTTCATATGGCGACAAGGTGATTGGTACAAACCATACCCTGCCAACCAATAAGGCAGCTCGTTACACTGGCGGCCTGTGGGTCGGCAAGTACATCAAGACCTGTACCTATCAGCGTGTACTTACCGACGAAGCGTCGGCGCTTATTGGTGAATATTGCTCCCGCCTGTGCCTGATGGAAGGGTTCGTTGGCCATGCTGAGCAAGCCAACATTCGCGTCCGCCGGTACGGCAAGAAAGACGTACCGTTCGGGGCGCCTGCGCTGTAA